CCCGGCCCTTTTTCCCTTGGACACGCCGAACCAAAATTATCGCTACCCTGGGTCCGGCCAGTGAGTCGCCGGACATGATTCGGCTTCTCATCGAGCGAGGGGTAAATGTTTTTCGCTTTAACATGTCCCACGCGGGGCACGCATGGGTTAGGGAAAAATGCGCCCTCATTCGAGAAATCGCTTTTGAGCTCGACCGGTGCGTCGGACTTCTGATGGATACTCAGGGCCCAGCCATCCGGACGGGAGACCTGCAGCACGATGTGGCCTTGCGGCCAGGCGACATGTTCACCTTTACGGTAGGAGGAGTTGACAGTAGCGCGTCACCTTCCGTGTCGGTCAACTACGAAGATTTACCGAAGGACATAACCCAAGGGGATATCATCCTTGTGGACAATGGGGTAATCCGGATGAAGGTGTTGGAAAAAAGCGACACTTTTCTCCGGTGCGAGGTCCTTACCCCAGGAGTTATGGGGAGCCGACGACACATCAATCTCCCGGGAGTCCGGATTAGGCTGCCTGCCCTGACCGATAAGGATTTGGCCGACGTGGCATTGGGGATTGAATGCGGGATGGATTTCTTTGCCCTATCCTTTGTCCGAGAGCCCGAGGACATTCAGAAGCTGCGGGAATTCTTGGCAAGCAAGGGGGCCGAAGCCATGGTGATCTCGAAAATCGAAGACCGTCTGGCGGTTGAGAACCTTTTTTCCATTATCGATGTGTCGGATGCGGTCATGGTGGCAAGAGGAGACCTAGGGATTGAGTGCCCGTACGAAGAATTGCCGATTATCCAACGGCGCATCGTGAAAACGTGTATTGCCCAGCTAAAGCCTGTCATCGTTGCTACCCACTTGTTGGAGAGCATGGTGCAAAATCCAGTGCCCACGCGGGCAGAAATTACGGACATTGCCAACGCCGTCTATGAGCAAGCTGATGCTTTGCTTTTGTCTAGCGAGACGGCGGCCGGTCGGTACCCCGCGGATTGTGTATCGGTTTTGGATCGCGTGGCCGTTCGGACGGAGAGAAGTGGAGGGGCTGGTTACGAGAAACTTTTTGAACCGGCCAATGATCATGAACGGCTGGCCAGTGCTGCGGTCCACCTAGCTAATCAGACGCGCAGTCATGGAATCTGCGTGTTTACTCGCTCCGGATACTTGGCGGCGGTCGTGGCCGGACTTCGTCCCCGGTACTCCTCTATTTTTGTTTTTTCTCCCGATGAAGGGCTTTGTAGGAGGCTCACCCTCTATTATGGTATTCGGGCTTTCCAAATGGAATTTCCCAAAAGGCCGGAAGAGACCGTTTTGGCAGCAGAAGCGCGCTTGTTACATCGGGGGGTTGTGCGGTCCGGACAGAAGCTGGTGTTTTTGTCGTCCGCCCGGGTGGGGGACGAGCTATTGGAATCCATTCTCTTGCATGAGATCCGCTGAAGACGACCCCTTTGTGGGGGTCACAGCTCTGGTCACGGGGGCCTCATCGGGTATTGGAAGGGAGTTCGCTCGCCACCTTGCGACAAAGGCGGCGTCTTTGATTTTGGTGGCCCGGCGCAAGGACCGGCTGATGGCTTTGGCAGAGGAGCTTCAATCGATTTCTGGGCAGCTAACCATTTGGACAGAGACCGTCGACCTTTCTGATTCGGCCGAGCTCGATCGGTTTTTGGAGAAGGTTAACGTTCGGGGGATTTCAGTGGATCTTTTGGTCAATAACGCGGGGTTGGGAGATATGGGACCCTTTCATACCGCCAGCTGGAAAAAAGTCGAGCAGATGCTTCGGGTAAACATCCTTGCTGCGACTCGGATTGCATGGGAAGTGATTCCCGGGATGATGAAAAAGAAACGCGGATGGATTATTAATGTCGGGTCCATTGCTGGTTTTCATCCCATCCCTTTTTTTGCGGTCTACGCGGCTTCAAAGGCCTATCTTAATTCGTTTTCCGAATCCCTGTACTGGGAACTTTCCCCCTATGGCATTACGGTGACAGCTGTGTGTCCCGGTCCTGTCGCCACGGAGTTTTTTGACAGGGCTTGCCGTCGAAAGGAAGACGGGGGTGTTTCCCTAGCGCCAGACTTCATGTGGACCACCGTACATGAGGTCGTGGAGGCGGCTC
This genomic interval from Candidatus Methylacidithermus pantelleriae contains the following:
- the pyk gene encoding pyruvate kinase — translated: MWEISEELKGRSAQAEERATRPFFPWTRRTKIIATLGPASESPDMIRLLIERGVNVFRFNMSHAGHAWVREKCALIREIAFELDRCVGLLMDTQGPAIRTGDLQHDVALRPGDMFTFTVGGVDSSASPSVSVNYEDLPKDITQGDIILVDNGVIRMKVLEKSDTFLRCEVLTPGVMGSRRHINLPGVRIRLPALTDKDLADVALGIECGMDFFALSFVREPEDIQKLREFLASKGAEAMVISKIEDRLAVENLFSIIDVSDAVMVARGDLGIECPYEELPIIQRRIVKTCIAQLKPVIVATHLLESMVQNPVPTRAEITDIANAVYEQADALLLSSETAAGRYPADCVSVLDRVAVRTERSGGAGYEKLFEPANDHERLASAAVHLANQTRSHGICVFTRSGYLAAVVAGLRPRYSSIFVFSPDEGLCRRLTLYYGIRAFQMEFPKRPEETVLAAEARLLHRGVVRSGQKLVFLSSARVGDELLESILLHEIR
- a CDS encoding SDR family NAD(P)-dependent oxidoreductase, yielding MRSAEDDPFVGVTALVTGASSGIGREFARHLATKAASLILVARRKDRLMALAEELQSISGQLTIWTETVDLSDSAELDRFLEKVNVRGISVDLLVNNAGLGDMGPFHTASWKKVEQMLRVNILAATRIAWEVIPGMMKKKRGWIINVGSIAGFHPIPFFAVYAASKAYLNSFSESLYWELSPYGITVTAVCPGPVATEFFDRACRRKEDGGVSLAPDFMWTTVHEVVEAALRAARQGRPRVVPGMLPGIAASFYAALPLAIWRMALRWKVPPERLRFEGSMGEGESGRTNG